One Phycisphaeraceae bacterium DNA window includes the following coding sequences:
- the rny gene encoding ribonuclease Y has protein sequence MPFSMTLAQSGLTVLLIALGAALVGAVIGGVCITLFSSRGLRQARTEAERITESARSTAETKARQIELDAEKQALERRKAFDREVSDALAELKKSQDRAARREEILDRKLEQIGQREEKLDQQEARIQSAEEAVKALHAEADSLRIQLRDRLSEVARLTEAEARAIYLDEVKSSSLQEAAKVTQSIIEEAETKARDRAREITLMAIQRYAAESVSDSTIRTVKIPSDDMKGRIIGREGRNIRAIEKATGADILIDDTPGVISVSCFDKVRQTIAAETLQKLVADGRVHPSRVEELVEQTKRDVNDRIQKAGTEAVTELGLRGLHPKVVEAMGRLQFRTSYGQNVLKHSIEVAYLAQMIADQLGLNGQIARRAGFLHDIGKAMDHEVEGGHPAIGMDFLRKFGEKSEAVLNAVGGHHADIPSTTPYTPIVMAADAVSGARPGARRESMEMYIKRLEQLESIAKAHSGVTEAFAIQAGREVRVIVDAKRLDDATTFVIARDIAKRVEEEMTFPGEIKVTVLREVRAEATAR, from the coding sequence ATGCCGTTCTCAATGACTCTTGCCCAATCAGGATTGACGGTGCTGCTGATCGCGCTCGGCGCCGCTCTGGTCGGTGCGGTGATTGGCGGGGTGTGCATCACGCTCTTCAGCTCCCGGGGCCTGCGGCAGGCGCGAACCGAGGCGGAGCGCATCACCGAGAGCGCTCGCTCGACCGCCGAGACCAAGGCTCGTCAGATTGAACTCGACGCCGAGAAGCAGGCGCTCGAGCGCCGGAAGGCCTTCGATCGCGAGGTCTCCGACGCCCTTGCGGAACTCAAGAAGAGCCAGGATCGAGCAGCCCGGCGCGAGGAGATCCTCGACCGCAAGCTGGAGCAGATCGGTCAGCGCGAGGAGAAGCTCGACCAGCAGGAAGCTCGCATCCAGAGCGCGGAAGAGGCCGTGAAGGCCCTTCACGCAGAGGCAGACTCCCTTCGAATTCAGCTTCGCGACCGCCTTTCCGAAGTGGCGCGCTTGACCGAAGCGGAGGCCCGCGCGATCTATCTCGACGAGGTCAAGTCATCGTCCCTCCAGGAAGCGGCCAAGGTCACCCAGTCGATCATCGAAGAGGCGGAGACGAAGGCGCGCGATCGGGCGCGAGAGATCACGCTCATGGCCATCCAGCGCTATGCCGCTGAGAGCGTGAGCGACTCGACCATTCGCACCGTGAAGATCCCCTCCGACGACATGAAGGGCAGGATCATCGGTCGTGAAGGCCGGAACATCCGGGCCATCGAGAAGGCGACCGGTGCGGACATTCTCATTGATGACACCCCCGGGGTCATCAGCGTGAGCTGTTTCGACAAGGTCCGTCAGACGATCGCTGCCGAGACGCTCCAGAAACTGGTCGCCGACGGTCGAGTGCACCCCTCGCGCGTCGAAGAGCTCGTCGAGCAGACCAAGCGCGATGTCAACGATCGAATCCAGAAGGCGGGCACCGAGGCGGTGACGGAGCTCGGCCTTCGCGGACTTCATCCGAAGGTGGTCGAGGCGATGGGCCGGCTCCAGTTCCGCACCAGCTACGGCCAGAATGTGCTGAAGCATTCGATCGAGGTGGCCTACCTCGCCCAGATGATCGCGGATCAGCTCGGCCTCAACGGGCAGATCGCTCGCCGCGCCGGCTTCCTCCACGACATCGGCAAGGCGATGGACCACGAGGTCGAGGGCGGACACCCCGCGATCGGCATGGACTTCCTCCGCAAGTTCGGCGAGAAGAGCGAGGCGGTCCTGAACGCGGTGGGCGGCCATCATGCCGACATCCCTTCGACCACTCCATACACGCCGATCGTGATGGCGGCCGATGCGGTCAGCGGCGCGCGCCCTGGAGCGCGGCGCGAGAGCATGGAGATGTACATCAAGCGGCTCGAGCAGCTCGAGTCGATTGCCAAGGCGCACTCCGGTGTCACCGAGGCGTTTGCCATCCAGGCCGGTCGGGAAGTGCGCGTCATCGTTGATGCCAAGCGACTCGACGACGCGACGACCTTCGTGATCGCCCGCGACATTGCGAAGCGCGTGGAAGAGGAGATGACCTTCCCCGGCGAGATCAAGGTCACCGTGCTTCGCGAGGTGCGAGCCGAAGCCACGGCGCGGTGA
- a CDS encoding ABC transporter permease, giving the protein MLSLIARRLVQLPLIVLAIYTATFVLVWLIPGSPMDQPEGRQPPQAVIEAMEAQYSLNNPVTFYFSYLGRASGVSWVLGRSATLFDLGPSLRNPDWTVNEILADGLPVSITLGLCAILLALFIGLGAGVIAGLRPGSAWDWSAQVVSLLGISLPSFVTGSILLIFFGALLGWFPVGGWGTPAAIVLPAITLSLPFAAYIARLVRFGMIEQMATDHIRTARAKGLPRWKTALKHALKNAFLPVLSYLGPATAAALTGSFVVEKVFAVPGIGRHFVDGVLSKDITLVMGVVLVYSTMLIILNLAVDVLYAWVDPRIQLK; this is encoded by the coding sequence GTGCTGTCGCTGATCGCCCGACGCCTGGTGCAGCTTCCGTTGATCGTCCTTGCGATCTACACGGCCACCTTCGTGCTGGTGTGGCTCATCCCCGGCTCACCCATGGACCAGCCCGAAGGGCGCCAACCACCGCAGGCCGTCATCGAGGCGATGGAGGCGCAGTACAGCCTGAACAATCCCGTCACCTTCTACTTCTCCTACCTCGGACGAGCGTCGGGCGTCTCATGGGTGCTTGGCCGAAGCGCCACGCTCTTCGACCTCGGCCCCAGCCTTCGCAATCCCGATTGGACCGTGAACGAGATCCTCGCCGACGGGCTCCCCGTGTCGATCACACTCGGGCTCTGTGCCATTCTGCTCGCGCTCTTCATCGGACTCGGCGCCGGCGTGATTGCCGGATTGCGCCCCGGCTCGGCGTGGGACTGGAGTGCCCAAGTCGTCTCGCTTCTCGGCATCAGCCTGCCGAGCTTCGTCACCGGGTCGATCCTCCTGATCTTCTTCGGCGCCCTGCTCGGGTGGTTCCCCGTCGGTGGCTGGGGAACTCCGGCGGCCATCGTTCTGCCGGCCATCACACTCTCGCTGCCATTTGCCGCGTACATCGCGCGACTGGTTCGCTTCGGCATGATCGAGCAGATGGCGACTGATCACATCCGAACCGCGCGCGCCAAAGGACTCCCGCGCTGGAAGACCGCACTCAAGCACGCCCTCAAGAATGCCTTTCTGCCGGTGCTGAGTTACCTGGGACCCGCGACCGCCGCCGCCCTGACCGGGAGCTTTGTGGTGGAGAAGGTGTTCGCGGTTCCGGGCATCGGCCGACACTTCGTCGACGGCGTGCTGTCGAAGGACATCACGCTGGTGATGGGCGTGGTGCTCGTCTACAGCACCATGCTGATCATCCTGAACCTGGCCGTCGATGTCCTCTACGCGTGGGTAGACCCTCGAATCCAGTTGAAGTAG
- a CDS encoding M48 family metallopeptidase → MRHGFTLGLVVLVVAMAGAGGCTTVEGSGRSQLNAFSLTEEKQLGAQAYPELLQGAKILTSGPQYERGMRVAKRIQQAAIERHPNPAAQFEWEWAVIDDDSTVNAWALPGGKCAMYTGIMKVASTDDELAVVLGHEAAHAIARHGGERMTQQTGINVGSQVAAVLGSVFGDPTGGMASGELTAAVLHVTVGLPYSRKHETEADIIGLMIAAQAGYDPRAAPGFWDKMGQLGGSKPPEFLSTHPADDTRAQTLQRYMPEAMAIYERSAKAPQSR, encoded by the coding sequence ATGCGACATGGGTTCACACTTGGTCTGGTGGTTCTGGTGGTGGCGATGGCGGGCGCTGGCGGCTGCACCACGGTCGAGGGGAGTGGTCGATCGCAGCTCAACGCCTTTTCGCTCACCGAGGAGAAGCAGCTTGGCGCCCAGGCGTATCCGGAGTTGCTCCAAGGCGCGAAGATCCTCACCTCGGGGCCGCAGTATGAGCGCGGCATGCGGGTGGCGAAGCGCATTCAGCAGGCGGCGATCGAGCGCCACCCGAACCCCGCGGCGCAGTTCGAGTGGGAGTGGGCCGTGATCGACGACGATTCGACCGTGAACGCCTGGGCGCTCCCCGGTGGAAAGTGCGCCATGTACACGGGCATCATGAAGGTCGCTTCGACCGACGATGAACTGGCCGTCGTGCTTGGACACGAAGCGGCGCACGCGATCGCACGCCACGGTGGGGAGCGCATGACCCAGCAGACGGGAATCAATGTCGGTTCGCAGGTGGCGGCGGTGCTCGGATCGGTCTTCGGCGATCCGACCGGTGGGATGGCGAGCGGTGAGCTGACGGCAGCAGTCCTCCATGTGACGGTCGGCCTGCCTTACTCGCGCAAGCACGAGACCGAGGCGGACATCATCGGGCTGATGATCGCGGCGCAGGCGGGATACGACCCGCGCGCCGCGCCGGGCTTCTGGGACAAGATGGGACAACTCGGAGGCAGCAAGCCGCCGGAGTTCCTCTCCACGCATCCGGCCGATGACACGCGCGCCCAGACGCTCCAACGCTACATGCCTGAGGCAATGGCCATCTACGAGCGCTCGGCAAAGGCGCCCCAGTCGCGCTGA